A portion of the Coturnix japonica isolate 7356 chromosome 4, Coturnix japonica 2.1, whole genome shotgun sequence genome contains these proteins:
- the ARSJ gene encoding arylsulfatase J isoform X2: protein MLLASVQVVCVSMEVSLLKSLIVRYQIHTGLQHSIIRPTQPNCLPLDNVTLPQKLKEVGYSTHMVGKWHLGFYRKECMPTQRGFDTFFGSLLGSGDYYTHFKCDSPGICGYDLYENDNAAWDHDNGIYSTQMYTQKVQQILASHDPRKPIFLYIAYQAVHSPLQAPGKYFEHYRSINNINRRRYAAMLACLDEAINNVTLALKKYGYYDNSIIIYSSDNGGQPMAGGSNWPLRGSKGTYWEGGIRAVGFVHSPLLKNKGSVCKELVHITDWFPTLITLAEGQIDEDIQLDGYDIWETISEGRRSPRVDILHNIDPIYTKAKNGSWAAGYGIWNTAIQSAIRVNHWKLLTGNPGYSDWVPPQAFSNVGPNRWHNERVSWSAGKTVWLFNITADPYERVDLSSKYPDVVKQLLRRLSQFNKTAVPVRYPPKDPRSNPKLNGGVWGPWFKEDEKKKKSDKSKGANKQKKNKKKANRKKGQSLHCRSRLAGG, encoded by the exons ATGCTTCTTGCCTCAGTACAAGTGGTCTGTGTTTCCATGGAGGTATCTCTCCTGAAATCACTTATCGTAAG GTACCAGATACACACCGGCCTTCAGCACTCCATTATACGGCCAACCCAGCCCAACTGCCTACCTCTGGATAACGTCACGCTACCTCAGAAGCTGAAGGAGGTTGGTTATTCGACACACATGGTTGGCAAATGGCACTTGGGGTTTTATCGCAAAGAATGCATGCCCACACAGAGAGGATTTGACACTTTCTTTGGCTCACTCTTAGGCAGCGGTGACTATTACACTCACTTCAAATGTGACAGCCCTGGAATATGTGGCTATGACCTGTACGAGAATGATAATGCAGCTTGGGATCACGACAATGGTATCTACTCAACGCAGATGTACACGCAAAAAGTACAACAAATCTTAGCTTCTCACGATCCCAGGAAACCTATTTTCTTATATATTGCCTACCAAGCTGTTCATTCACCTCTTCAGGCACCGGGAAAGTATTTTGAACATTATCGATCCATAAACAACATAAACAGGCGAAGATATGCTGCGATGCTAGCTTGTTTGGATGAAGCCATAAACAACGTAACCCTTGCTTTAAAGAAGTACGGTTACTATGACAATAGCATTATCATATATTCTTCAGATAATGGTGGGCAGCCAATGGCTGGAGGAAGTAACTGGCCTCTCCGAGGGAGCAAAGGGACATACTGGGAAGGAGGCATCCGTGCTGTTGGGTTTGTCCATAGCCcccttctgaaaaacaaagggtCTGTATGTAAGGAACTTGTGCACATCACAGACTGGTTCCCCACTTTGATCACACTGGCAGAAGGACAGATTGATGAAGATATCCAGTTAGATGGTTATGATATATGGGAAACCATTAGTGAAGGCAGACGTTCTCCACGGGTAGACATCTTACACAACATTGACCCAATTTACACCAAAGCCAAAAATGGGTCTTGGGCGGCTGGCTATGGGATCTGGAACACTGCAATTCAGTCTGCCATCAGAGTGAATCATTGGAAACTACTGACAGGAAATCCAGGATATAGCGACTGGGTTCCTCCACAGGCCTTCAGCAACGTGGGCCCCAACCGCTGGCATAATGAACGTGTTTCTTGGTCAGCTGGCAAAACCGTGTGGCTTTTCAACATAACTGCTGATCCATACGAACGGGTGGACCTCTCTTCAAAGTATCCTGATGTAGTGAAACAGCTGTTGAGGAGGCTTTCACAGTTCAATAAGACCGCGGTTCCTGTTCGGTACCCACCTAAGGACCCACGGAGTAACCCAAAGCTGAATGGAGGAGTCTGGGGTCCATGGtttaaagaagatgaaaagaagaaaaagtcagaTAAAAGTAAAGGTGCTAATaagcaaaagaagaacaagaaaaaagcaaatcGGAAAAAAGGACAGTCATTACATTGCCGGTCACGTCTTGCTGGTGGATAG
- the ARSJ gene encoding arylsulfatase J isoform X3 produces the protein MHSRYQIHTGLQHSIIRPTQPNCLPLDNVTLPQKLKEVGYSTHMVGKWHLGFYRKECMPTQRGFDTFFGSLLGSGDYYTHFKCDSPGICGYDLYENDNAAWDHDNGIYSTQMYTQKVQQILASHDPRKPIFLYIAYQAVHSPLQAPGKYFEHYRSINNINRRRYAAMLACLDEAINNVTLALKKYGYYDNSIIIYSSDNGGQPMAGGSNWPLRGSKGTYWEGGIRAVGFVHSPLLKNKGSVCKELVHITDWFPTLITLAEGQIDEDIQLDGYDIWETISEGRRSPRVDILHNIDPIYTKAKNGSWAAGYGIWNTAIQSAIRVNHWKLLTGNPGYSDWVPPQAFSNVGPNRWHNERVSWSAGKTVWLFNITADPYERVDLSSKYPDVVKQLLRRLSQFNKTAVPVRYPPKDPRSNPKLNGGVWGPWFKEDEKKKKSDKSKGANKQKKNKKKANRKKGQSLHCRSRLAGG, from the coding sequence GTACCAGATACACACCGGCCTTCAGCACTCCATTATACGGCCAACCCAGCCCAACTGCCTACCTCTGGATAACGTCACGCTACCTCAGAAGCTGAAGGAGGTTGGTTATTCGACACACATGGTTGGCAAATGGCACTTGGGGTTTTATCGCAAAGAATGCATGCCCACACAGAGAGGATTTGACACTTTCTTTGGCTCACTCTTAGGCAGCGGTGACTATTACACTCACTTCAAATGTGACAGCCCTGGAATATGTGGCTATGACCTGTACGAGAATGATAATGCAGCTTGGGATCACGACAATGGTATCTACTCAACGCAGATGTACACGCAAAAAGTACAACAAATCTTAGCTTCTCACGATCCCAGGAAACCTATTTTCTTATATATTGCCTACCAAGCTGTTCATTCACCTCTTCAGGCACCGGGAAAGTATTTTGAACATTATCGATCCATAAACAACATAAACAGGCGAAGATATGCTGCGATGCTAGCTTGTTTGGATGAAGCCATAAACAACGTAACCCTTGCTTTAAAGAAGTACGGTTACTATGACAATAGCATTATCATATATTCTTCAGATAATGGTGGGCAGCCAATGGCTGGAGGAAGTAACTGGCCTCTCCGAGGGAGCAAAGGGACATACTGGGAAGGAGGCATCCGTGCTGTTGGGTTTGTCCATAGCCcccttctgaaaaacaaagggtCTGTATGTAAGGAACTTGTGCACATCACAGACTGGTTCCCCACTTTGATCACACTGGCAGAAGGACAGATTGATGAAGATATCCAGTTAGATGGTTATGATATATGGGAAACCATTAGTGAAGGCAGACGTTCTCCACGGGTAGACATCTTACACAACATTGACCCAATTTACACCAAAGCCAAAAATGGGTCTTGGGCGGCTGGCTATGGGATCTGGAACACTGCAATTCAGTCTGCCATCAGAGTGAATCATTGGAAACTACTGACAGGAAATCCAGGATATAGCGACTGGGTTCCTCCACAGGCCTTCAGCAACGTGGGCCCCAACCGCTGGCATAATGAACGTGTTTCTTGGTCAGCTGGCAAAACCGTGTGGCTTTTCAACATAACTGCTGATCCATACGAACGGGTGGACCTCTCTTCAAAGTATCCTGATGTAGTGAAACAGCTGTTGAGGAGGCTTTCACAGTTCAATAAGACCGCGGTTCCTGTTCGGTACCCACCTAAGGACCCACGGAGTAACCCAAAGCTGAATGGAGGAGTCTGGGGTCCATGGtttaaagaagatgaaaagaagaaaaagtcagaTAAAAGTAAAGGTGCTAATaagcaaaagaagaacaagaaaaaagcaaatcGGAAAAAAGGACAGTCATTACATTGCCGGTCACGTCTTGCTGGTGGATAG